In Sorghum bicolor cultivar BTx623 chromosome 8, Sorghum_bicolor_NCBIv3, whole genome shotgun sequence, one genomic interval encodes:
- the LOC8065271 gene encoding uncharacterized protein LOC8065271, translating to MATAVRLQLVFRPTKPAASPCHRHLLSASPAWSRRRDHPRSTVAAAAAATGGGSSSPPPRRPQQLQSSSTAIRESKQQVTLKLTYLEINSWVWEVQQQQQQQGQEQAPVRILVDPLVVGNLDFGAPWLFDGAKKNPEVKALGVDDLLAPDARPDLLLITQSLDDHCHVRTLTQLSARAPDLPVVTTPNAQPVLDSLPTPFRRVTYLEPGQSTVVNQQVRVLATAGPVLGPPWQRPENGYILMPAGAGDGDESGPGLLYYEPHCVYDRSFLEDKRLQADVVITPVVKQLLPANFTLVSGQEDAVDLARLLRARYVVPMSNGDVDAGGLLATVLTKQGTTQSFQALLSEALPQAQVLDPTPGVPLQVQLQLDIIMDR from the coding sequence ATGGCCACGGCCGTCCGCCTGCAGCTGGTCTTCCGCCCCACCAAGCCCGCTGCTTCTCCTTGCCATCGTCATCTCTTATCAGCATCTCCGGCTTGGAGCCGGCGTCGAGACCACCCAAGATCAactgtagcagcagcagcagccgcaacCGGTGGCGGGTCGTCGTCTCCACCCCCCCGGCGGCCCCAGCAATTGCAATCCTCCAGCACCGCCATCCGCGAGAGCAAGCAGCAGGTGACGCTGAAGCTGACGTACCTGGAGATCAACAGCTGGGTGTGGgaggtgcagcagcagcagcagcagcaaggccAAGAGCAAGCCCCCGTGCGCATCCTGGTGGACCCCCTGGTCGTCGGCAACCTCGACTTCGGCGCGCCCTGGCTGTTCGACGGCGCCAAGAAGAATCCCGAGGTGAAAGCCCTCGGGGTGGACGACCTCCTGGCGCCGGACGCGAGGCCGGACCTGCTGCTCATCACGCAGAGCCTGGACGACCACTGCCACGTCCGGACGCTGACGCAGCTGTCCGCCAGGGCGCCTGACCTGCCGGTGGTGACCACCCCCAACGCGCAGCCAGTGCTCGACTCCCTGCCCACGCCCTTCCGCCGTGTCACCTACCTCGAGCCCGGCCAGTCCACCGTCGTCAACCAGCAGGTCCGGGTGCTGGCCACCGCAGGGCCCGTCCTGGGGCCGCCGTGGCAGCGCCCCGAGAACGGCTACATCCTCATGCCCGCCGGCGCAGGTGATGGTGATGAGAGCGGCCCCGGCCTCCTCTACTACGAGCCGCACTGCGTGTACGACAGGTCCTTCCTGGAGGACAAGCGGCTGCAGGCGGACGTCGTCATCACGCCGGTGGTGAAGCAGCTCCTCCCCGCCAACTTCACCCTCGTCTCCGGCCAGGAGGACGCCGTCGACCTGGCCAGGCTGCTGCGAGCCAGGTATGTGGTACCCATGAGCAACGGCGACGTGGACGCCGGCGGACTCCTGGCAACCGTGCTCACCAAACAGGGGACGACGCAGTCGTTCCAGGCCTTGCTGTCGGAGGCGCTTCCCCAGGCGCAGGTCCTCGACCCCACGCCCGGCGTGCCGCTCCAAGTCCAACTGCAGCTGGACATCATCATGGATCGATGA